The following are encoded together in the Montipora foliosa isolate CH-2021 chromosome 12, ASM3666993v2, whole genome shotgun sequence genome:
- the LOC137980831 gene encoding uncharacterized protein, which translates to MKRKSSGAESHPQKRRQRSRQQCGHCQQFLSNSQYHEHRRLFFDVTINEWRTVDFLKRVKTSKGMPEDVLGSSSSESEDERMESCHNPTLPDLPGSDSDDSCGEQCVGPVESDDSQSDAVEEEDGTDYIDSDSSDIEGIIGREDVELPQPVPSITRQQHIQVILTWLVYFVLVWQYKNYVSDNAIEEILKFFQKLLLCIGDVLKDHTDLCLVLASNLPTTLYSARKFLNIARDMFQQYVVCPNCTKLYHLDDIVIHNGRQSIAKTCDNVRFPKSRRPRACGAQLAKKTQLKDGSIKFYAIKTYCYKSIIESLETLLKHPGLEEQCEKWRTRAVNNDMFADVYDGRVWKQFGNWKGNKPFLNLPRSFGLMMNVDWFKPFKHRNDFSVGVIYMVLMNLPRSIRFRKENVILGGVIPALAHEPKSLNYFLEPAVDEMNALWKGVKVNSYNSPSAAVEIQAAVLCFASDIPAARKLCGFLGHSAKRGCSHCYKAFPGGFGEQRDYSGFNDRDQWQKRTSEQHRRDAYRVKNCKSESAADKLPSELGTRYTVLLELPYYASIEMCVIDPMHNLFLGTAKKVFSKWIENEIITKEGLDTIHTRINEISTLSDIGRLPGNIKSNYGGYTAAQWKNFVLLFSMYSLVGVLPEQHLHYRQSFVLACRLLCKPCLTKTDLMLADHKLLDFLKEYQRINGKLAITPNMHLHLHLKECVENYGTIYGFWLFSFERYNGILGSYQTNSKTVEIQIMRKFIMSGSLAHMQYSLPVEYKDLFLFNCMAQLDSSSTDTVTLPQLMMASSGCLLGKESVWADLTSVSLERSYKLVRLDQDEVQALQTVYQTLYPTVTQLSLSSLYKKYVALTVCGERYGSMTGSRLCPYARILASWCGENGEVNPGLMRPGIVRYFIAHSVEIEGKQKIHVFAVVNWLKFSDDNLGFGNPLSVWHAREFEHGGPAAFLPAQRIHSKYLCAEKLHSGKRYIIVSPICRRILL; encoded by the exons ATGAAGAGAAAAAGCTCCGGTGCGGAATCGCACCCACAAAAGAGGCGACAAAGAAGCAGACAACAATGTGGTCATTGCCAGCAATTTCTGAGCAATTCACAATACCACGAACACCGCAGACTTTTCTTCGATGTCACTATTAACGAATGGAGAACTGTCGATTTTCTTAAGAGAGTGAAGACTTCTAAAGGAATGCCTGAGGATGTTCTTGGATCAAGCTCCAGTGAAAGCGAAG ATGAAAGAATGGAGTCATGTCATAACCCAACTTTACCTGATCTGCCTGGGAGTGATTCAG ATGATAGCTGTGGAGAACAG tgtgtgGGGCCAGTGGAGTCTGATGATAGTCAGTCTGATGCTGTTGAGGAGGAGGATGGAACAGATTACATTGATTCAGACTCTAGTGACATTGAAGGCATCATAGGGAGAGAAGATGTAGAACTACCACAGCCCGTTCCATCCATCACCAGACAGCAGCATATCCAAGTCATTCTCACTTGGCTAGTGTACTTTGTGCTGGTTTGGCAGTACAAAAACTATGTGAGTGATAATGCAATCGAAGAAATCTTGAAGttttttcagaagttattgCTCTGCATTGGAGACGTGCTTAAAGATCACACAGATTTATGTTTAGTTCTTGCCTCAAATCTTCCCACAACGCTGTACTCTGCAAGAAAGTTCCTTAACATTGCCCGAGATATGTTTCAGCAATATGTTGTGTGCCCAAATTGCACAAAACTGTATCATCTGGATGACATTGTCATTCACAATGGCCGTCAGAGTATTGCAAAGACTTGTGACAATGTTCGTTTTCCAAAATCAAGGCGACCAAGGGCTTGTGGTGCCCAGCTTGCAAAGAAGACTCAACTGAAAGATGGCAGCATCAAGTTTTATGCTATAAAAACTTATTGTTATAAGAGCATCATTGAGTCTCTGGAAACATTACTGAAACATCCTGGTCTGGAAGAGCAGTGTGAGAAGTGGAGGACAAGAGCAGTGAACAATGACATGTTTGCTGATGTGTATGATGGGAGAGTATGGAAACAATTTGGTAATTGGAAAGGTAATAAACCTTTCCTAAATCTTCCTCGATCGTTTGGCCTTATGATGAATGTTGACTGGTTCAAACCGTTTAAACATCGCAATGACTTTTCTGTTGGAGTGATTTATATGGTTTTAATGAATTTGCCAAGAAGCATTAGATTTCGAAAGGAAAATGTCATCCTAGGTGGAGTGATACCTGCTCTCGCACATGAACCCAAATccttaaattattttcttgagcCTGCAGTTGATGAAATGAATGCCTTATGGAAGGGAGTGAAAGTAAACAGCTACAACAGTCCATCTGCTGCTGTGGAAATTCAGGCTGCTGTGTTATGCTTTGCATCAGACATCCCTGCAGCACGAAAACTCTGTGGATTCCTTGGGCACAGTGCAAAGAGAGGCTGTTCTCACTGTTACAAGGCCTTCCCTGGTGGTTTTGGAGAGCAGAGGGACTACAGTGGCTTTAATGATCGAGATCAGTGGCAAAAGAGAACATCAGAACAACACCGAAGAGATGCCTATAGAGTAAAGAACTGCAAATCTGAGTCTGCAGCTGACAAACTACCAAGTGAACTTGGAACTAGATACACTGTATTATTAGAACTGCCTTATTATGCCAGCATAGAGATGTGTGTTATTGATCCAATGCACAACTTGTTTCTTGGAACAGCCAAAAAGGTCTTTTCAAAGTGGATTGAGAACGAAATCATCACAAAGGAAGGATTGGATACTATTCACACCAGGATTAATGAAATTTCCACATTGTCAGATATTGGAAGATTGCCTGGAAATATCAAGTCTAACTATGGTGGATACACTGCTGCACAATGGAAaaattttgttcttcttttttccatGTACTCTTTAGTGGGTGTGCTTCCAGAGCAACATCTTCATTACCGGCAATCATTTGTTCTAGCCTGTCGTCTTCTCTGCAAACCCTGTCTCACAAAAACAGATTTGATGTTGGCAGATCACAAACTGTTGGATTTTCTCAAAGAATATCAGAGAATAAATGGAAAACTGGCCATAACCCCGAATATGCATCTTCATCTTCACCTGAAAGAATGTGTTGAAAATTATGGCACCATTTACGGGTTTTGGCTGTTCAGTTTTGAACGCTACAATGGCATCCTTGGATCATACCAGACCAACAGCAAAACAGTTGAGATTCAAATAATGCGCAAGTTTATCATGTCAGGAAGTCTGGCACATATGCAGTATAGCTTACCAGTAGAATATAAAGACCTCTTCCTATTCAATTGCATGGCACAGCTTGACTCCAGTTCTACAGATACTGTTACACTACCACAACTGATGATGGCCTCATCTGGTTGTTTACTTGGAAAAGAATCTGTTTGGGCGGATTTAACTTCAGTTTCTCTTGAACGTTCTTACAAACTTGTTCGTCTTGACCAAGATGAAGTTCAGGCACTCCAAACAGTATACCAAACTTTGTATCCTACAGTTACACAGTTATCACTGTCTTCCCTGTATAAGAAATATGTGGCATTAACAGTTTGTGGTGAGAGATACGGATCCATGACAGGTTCCAGACTCTGTCCATATGCCCGCATACTTGCTTCATGGTGCGGTGAAAATGGAGAAGTTAATCCTGGATTGATGAGGCCAGGCATTGTACGCTACTTCATTGCACACAGTGTTGAAATCGAGGGCAAACAGAAGATTCATGTTTTTGCTGTTGTCAATTGGCTTAAGTTCTCAGATGACAACCTTGGTTTTGGAAATCCTCTCTCAGTTTGGCATGCAAGAGAGTTTGAGCATGGAGGGCCAGCAGCATTTTTGCCTGCCCAAAGAATTCATTCTAAGTATTTGTGTGCTGAAAAGCTTCATTCTGGAAAGAGATACATAATTGTTTCTCCTATTTGCAGGCGAATTTTACTTTAA
- the LOC137980833 gene encoding uncharacterized protein, producing the protein MINDLCPSNAKSWKFVDDITLGEVVKREGHSGIQYAIEEVEKWSRENKLVLNGYKCKEMVIDFSKSKQPFDSIGLGSIELERVGFAKVLGLILLENLTWNRHVEKIITKGNKRMFFIIQLKRAGIPVDDIVTFYCTCFRPVLEYCSPVFHHGLHKYLSDDIERVQKRALKIISPSMSYADNLTRFNLQSLRARREDHCRRLFSTVLSDQTHKLRALLPPENNSHYNLRTKRQFQRFVSKTNGFNNTFLPAMCNNF; encoded by the coding sequence ATGATCAACGACCTTTGCCCATCCAATGCCAAGTCTTGGAAATTTGTAGATGACATCACCTTAGGAGAGGTCGTAAAGAGAGAAGGCCATTCCGGTATCCAATACGCAATTGAGGAGGTAGAAAAATGGTCCAGGGAAAACAAACTGGTCCTTAATGGTTACAAATGCAAAGAGATGGTAATTGACTTCTCGAAGTCCAAGCAGCCCTTTGACTCCATCGGTCTGGGCTCGATTGAGCTGGAACGAGTGGGCTTTGCAAAGGTCTTGGGCCTGATCCTCTTGGAGAACCTAACATGGAATCGCCATGTCGAAAAGATCATCACAAAGGGAAACAAGCGGATGTTTTTTATTATCCAACTAAAACGAGCCGGCATTCCCGTGGATGACATTGTCACCTTTTATTGCACCTGCTTTAGACCGGTACTGGAGTATTGCTCTCCTGTCTTTCACCACGGACTGCACAAATACCTGTCTGACGATATCGAGAGAGTGCAGAAGCGGGCTCTGAAAATAATCTCGCCCTCAATGTCATATGCTGACAACTTAACCCGCTTTAATCTACAATCCCTGAGGGCCCGTCGTGAGGACCACTGCCGCAGGCTGTTTAGCACTGTATTATCGGACCAAACTCACAAACTTAGAGCACTCCTACCACCTGAGAACAATTCTCACTACAACCTTCGAACAAAGAGGCAGTTTCAGCGATTCGTCTCCAAAACAAACGGTTTTAATAACACATTTTTACCCGCCATGTGTAACAACTTTTAG